The following DNA comes from Allobranchiibius huperziae.
GTGTCCTCGTCATGGCCCTCGGCGGGTTGCACGGTGCGCGGGTGAGGCAGCCCGAACTTCTTGGCGAAGTCCCAGTCGCGCGGGTCCTCCGCGGGGACGGCCATGATCGCGCCGGTGCCGTAGCCCATCAGGACGTAGTCGGCGATGAAGACCGGGACATGCTGCCCCGTCACGGGATTGGTGGCGTACGCGCCGGTGAACACCCCCGTCTTGGCCTTGTCGTCGACCTGCCGCTCCAAGTCGGACTTGCGGCTGGCCGCGGCTCGGTACGCCGCCACCGCCGCCCGCGGGTCGCTGGCGTCACCCGTCCACCGGGGATCGATCGCCTCCGGCCAGGTGTCAGGGGTGATCGTGTCGACCAGGGGGTGCTCGGGCGCCAGCACCATGTAGGTGGCGCCGAAGATCGTGTCCGGGCGGGTGGTGAAGACCTCGATCCCACCAGCGGATCCGGCCAGCGGGAAGGTGACGGCGGCGCCCTGCGAGCGACCGATCCAGTTGCGCTGGATGGCCTTCACCGACTCCGGCCAGTCCACCCGCTCCAGGTCGTCGATCAGGCGGTCGGCGTACGCCGTGATGCGCATCATCCACTGGGGCAGGTTGCGCCGGAAGACCGGGAAGTCGCCGCGCTCGGTCAGGCCCTCGTTGGTGACCTCCTCGTTGGCGACGACGGTGCCCAGGCCGGGGGCCCAGTTGACCGGCGCCGTCGACTTGTAGGCCAGGCGGCGCGCGTCGACCGCGGCGGCCCGCTCGGCCGCGGTCAGGTCGTCCCACGAAGCGCCGGACGGCGTTGCCACGGTGCCCGATTCGTACCCCGCGACCAGGTCGGCGATGGGTCGCGCCTTGCCCGCGCGCTCGTCATACCAGCTGTTGTAGATCCTGGTGAAGATCCACTGGGTCCACTTGTAGTACGCCGGGTCGATGGTCTGCACCGCGCGCCGGTCGTCGTGCGACAGACCCAGGCGGCGCAGCTGACCGATGTAGGTCTCGATGTTCTCCTCGGTCGTCTTGCGAGGGTGCTGCCCGGTCTGCACGGCGTACTGCTCGGCGGGCAGGCCGAAGGAGTCGTAACCCAGCGTGTAGAGCACGTTGCGGCCCTGCATCCGCTGGTAGCGCGCGATCACGTCGGTCGCGATGAACCCCAACGGGTGGCCGACGTGCAGGCCCGCGCCGGAGGGGTAGGGGAACATGTCCTGCACCATGAACTTCGGCCGGTCGCCGATGTGGTCCGCGCCGTTAGCACCGTCGGTGCCCTGATGCGCCCACGGACCGCTGGGGTTCTCGGCGTGGAAGGTGCCGTGCTCCTCCCAGTGCTCCTGCCAGCGGCGTTCGATTTCGCCGGCCAGCTCAGGGGTGTAGCGGTGCTGCGGTTCGGTGTCGCTCATGCTTCTCCTGCTCATCCTTCGGTCGGTCCTCGCCTGCGGCGCCGGGTTCACCGCGCGGGACGCTCGTGTGCATGAAGAAACCCCCTGCGCATGCAAGGGGTCGCCGCGTCCGGATCCGGTTCAGATCGGCCGCGGCTGCCGAAGGAGGTGCTTGTCGTACATGCGAGGCAGACTACCGCAACGGTCCTACGCCCTGCCGCCCGATAACGCGAAGCGCCGGCCGCCCGAACGGGGCTGACCGGCGCTGCACAGGAGAGTGGGACGCTCAGAGAGCGTTGACCTTCTTCGCCAGGTTCGACTTCTTGTTGGCCGCCTGGTTCTTGTGGATGACACCCTTGGTGACAGCCTTGTCCAGCTTCTTGGACGCGGTGCGCAGGGCCTCTTCGGCGCCGGCCTTGTCACCGGACTCGGCGGCCTCGCGGACCTTGCGGATCCAGGTGCGCACCTCGGACTTGTGCGCCTTGTTGCGCTCCGTACGGATCGCGTTCGTCTTGACCCGCTTGATCTGCGACTTGATGTTTGCCACGAATGAACTTCCTTGGTCGAAATGTCAGGGATGTCGAGGGCACGTACGACGACGGGTTGGGGCGTGGGAACACTCCGGGCGAATCGTCCTACGAGATGCTGCTGCATGCGCGCACGACCGGGGCGCGCACGCGATCGCCAAATCTACCAGCGCCGCACGGAACCACCCAAATCGTCGGCGGGCGGTCGGCCTCAGCCCGCGCCGCGCTCCCGGGTGATCGTGAGGATCGCGTGCTCGACGGCGTAGACCGGGTCGCGACCACCGCCCTTGACCTCGAAGTCGGCCGCTGCGACCGCCTGGATCGCGCGTCCGAGCCGGTCACCGTCCCACCCGCGTGCCGCCGCACGCGCTCGGTCGATCTGCCACGGCGCCATCCCGAGCTTGCCCGCGAGCGCACCCGACGACCCCCCGCCCGCCGTCGCCACCCGGGCCACCTGACGCAGTTGGCTCGCCAGGACCGCGACGATCGGCACCGGGTCGAGCCCGGAGGCGATGGCGTGCCGCAGCAGCCGCAGGGCGTCGGACGTCTGGCCCGCGACGGCCGCGTCGGCGACCCGGAAGCCGGTCGCGTCGACCTTGCCCCCGTGGTACTCCTGCACCTGCTCGACGTCGATGAGGCCCTCGGTGTCGTCGATGAGCTGCAGCGCGGCGGACGCCAGCTCCCCCACGTCGCGACCCACCGCGTCGA
Coding sequences within:
- the rpsT gene encoding 30S ribosomal protein S20 yields the protein MANIKSQIKRVKTNAIRTERNKAHKSEVRTWIRKVREAAESGDKAGAEEALRTASKKLDKAVTKGVIHKNQAANKKSNLAKKVNAL
- the holA gene encoding DNA polymerase III subunit delta; translation: MPEPPALVLIAGPERVLSDRALDSTLEVFRAHDPQIEVVRLYAADYAPGSLIVHASPSLFGGATAIVLHDADEASDDLQADLLTVIEQAAGDDLRLVVLHKGGNRGKRVLDALKAAGARRIDAPAIKTDREKSDFLTHEFRRARRKATPEAVRALLDAVGRDVGELASAALQLIDDTEGLIDVEQVQEYHGGKVDATGFRVADAAVAGQTSDALRLLRHAIASGLDPVPIVAVLASQLRQVARVATAGGGSSGALAGKLGMAPWQIDRARAAARGWDGDRLGRAIQAVAAADFEVKGGGRDPVYAVEHAILTITRERGAG